A genomic stretch from Astatotilapia calliptera chromosome 4, fAstCal1.2, whole genome shotgun sequence includes:
- the ccndx gene encoding cyclin Dx, producing MDRDMSVSLWCEEVEDDQTQDQSQREAQAQGHNSGSPQLRAAWDPTVSGHRVIQRLLHVEERYMPSMLYITLIHRDPERREELAKWALEVCCECGCDETVFPLSVSLMDRFLSASLSVPVSLYCLAAGCMLIASKLTECDSVTADTLCAAAEYSFLPSNLLEMERVILATLRWDTAAVTPQDFLPHFLACVEERGDSGESAEEQLSTLRRHSDTLAAMCVCDSRFLGAPPSLVAAASLNCALRGLGNKGLTQLALMSEALAELCQTDLAVLQCYSEMIEYALHQRLRSGLQQGPTEKDEEVENERPGTPTDMREIDL from the exons ATGGACAGAGacatgtctgtgtctctgtggtgtGAGGAAGTGGAGGATGACCAGACTCAAGATCAGAGCCAGAGGGAGGCACAAGCCCAGGGCCACAACAGTGGCTCGCCTCAGCTGCGAGCCGCCTGGGACCCAACAGTGTCGGGGCATCGAGTGATCCAGAGGCTGCTTCACGTGGAGGAGAGATACATGCCCTCCATGCTCTACATCACCCTCATCCACAGGGATCCGGAGCGCAGGGAGGAGCTTGCCAAATGGGCCCTGGAG GTGTGCTGTGAGTGTGGTTGTGATGAGACAGTCTTccccctgtctgtctctctgatgGACAGGTTCCTGTCTGCGTCTCTGTCTGTACCGGTCTCATTGTACTGCCTAGCTGCTGGCTGCATGCTTATAGCCTCGAAGCTCACAGAGTGTGACAGCGTGACCGCTGACACCCTGTGTGCGGCAGCTGAATACAGCTTCCTGCCATCGAACCTGTTG GAAATGGAGCGTGTTATCCTCGCCACCCTCCGAtgggacacagcagcagtgactCCGCAGGATTTTCTCCCACATTTTCTCGCCTGTgtagaggagagaggagacagTGGTGAATCTGCAGAGGAGCAGCTTTCCACCCTGCGGCGGCACAGCGACACGCTGGCCGCCATGTGTGTCTGCGACTCCCGGTTTCTGGGAGCCCCGCCATCGCTTGttgctgcagcatcactgaactGTGCCCTACGAGGTCTGGGCAACAAGGGCCTCACTCAGCTGGCCCTTATGAGTGAAGCATTGGCTGAACTGTGCCAGACCGACCTG GCTGTCCTGCAGTGCTACAGTGAGATGATTGAATATGCCCTCCACCAGCGTCTGAGAAGTGGGCTTCAGCAGGGCCCCACAGAAAAAGACGAGGAGGTGGAGAACGAAAGGCCTGGAACACCAACTGACATGAGAGAGATTGACTTGTGA
- the LOC113020298 gene encoding uncharacterized protein LOC113020298 isoform X2, with amino-acid sequence MPRKNELSEALRSQIVDLHKAGKGYKIIARTLDIHRNTVRDIVLKWKRFSTVATLPRSGRPRKTSAKTKISEQRGKATAVSSKDETTEQDRDFSTTHKDGKIIHSDSSRTQAADEENMAGPSDIRGGSSAHKMSDNIICSDGNTDSYSSDEDEEDPIASHLSAGDPDHEMHQGTTNSASSDDETTEEDPTEQFFCEEKKIYAGSSVTMGALLLLLLAFIVKHGLSKAASRDLLHLLNLVVPGCVPKSLRFLKKHSTDYNGKTEIHFYCPRCTNYLGVDPGNECSVCQQSLSRKYLILKAYYFLVMPLEIQLRNLLARVHSKLGKHFTRDDSFSDVHTGNEYKSERQDGSITLTFNCDGSPVFSSSKYSIWPILCTINELPYVERCKNVLLHTLWFGKGKPQVQSFLTPFINELQKLSAAGFCWKDEIGSEHHTTVTVKICTCDAIARAMVQNFEPFNKEFGCGFCYHKGEMVIKGRGFTRVYPIQMDGCDLRHMPETVQLAELVMGNSYDQSQMGVKGPSLLFLLPSFDIIKGFVPDYMHCFCLGVVRQFVNLWFDPLYASKDFHLTDEHLNDLDRALCEIQPPNEISRSPRSLSERMHWTACEWRAFALLYSPVILRNVLPAVYYKHWMLLPCALHVLLSHFATQDELNCAELCLVQFVAQIPSLYGLEHCSYDCHVLTHLTEGVRNWGLLWANSVFVFQDMNSRLLQMYSGTQSISLQIFKNFFSYEKIIRQGSATLQDASTEIKDFFCSMASCDRFTKSLNYIGEELVTLGSGSQRVLTPREIAALQKNETLSWCQPHCDSVTEYKRCVYKNMLVTSLECSGTLKRNNSVIETSSCIAVVESLVVVPKPCSCEGRPDCSCRELVFFCKQLQRLTRQPTIQDTQINTNIAKFLVKVRNSNELCAITCQDIVSKCFMINHVGQLYVMRMPVFETH; translated from the exons ATGCCTCGCAAAAACGAGCTTTCGGAAGCTTTACGATCGCaaattgttgatctgcacaaaGCTGGAAAAGGTTATAAAATAATCGCACGCACTTTGGATATTCATCGCAACACAGTTAGGGACATTGTGCTTAAATGGAAGCGATTCAGTACTGTGGCTACTCTGCCGAGAAGTGGGCGCCCTAGAAAGACGTCTGCAAAGACAAAGATCAGCGAG CAGCGAGGAAAGGCTACTGCTGTTTCATCTAAAGATGAGACTACAGAACAAGAC AGAGACTTTAGCACCACCCACAAGGATGGAAAGATCATACATTCCGACTCATCTCGTACTCAAGCAGCAGATGAAGAGAATATG GCTGGACCGTCAGATATCAGAGGAGGAAGTTCAGCCCATAAAATG AGCGATAACATCATCTGCAGTGATGGAAACACAGATTCTTACTCatctgatgaagatgaagaagaccCTATT GCCAGTCATCTGTCAGCTGGAGATCCGGACCATGAAATG CACCAAGGAACGACCAACTCTGCTTCATCTGATGATGAAACTACAGAAGAAGATCCGACA GAGCAGTTTTTCTGTGAAGAGAAGAAGATATATGCTGGTTCCTCAGTCACAATGGGagccctcctcctgctcctcctggcGTTCATTGTGAAGCACGGCTTGTCAAAAGCAGCATCCAGAGATCTCCTGCACCTCCTAAACTTGGTGGTACCCGGATGTGTTCCAAAGTCGCTTcgctttttaaaaaagcattcgACTGATTACAATGGAAAGACTGAGATTCACTTTTATTGCCCCAGGTGTACAAACTACCTTGGTGTGGATCCCGGTAATGAGTGTAGTGTGTGCCAGCAGAGCTTGAGCAGAAAATATCTGATCTTGAAGGCTTACTACTTCCTTGTAATGCCGCTCGAAATTCAGCTAAGAAACCTCCTTGCGCGCGTCCACTCAAAGCTTGGGAAGCATTTCACGAGGGATGATTCCTTTTCTGATGTCCACACTGGAAACGAATACAAGAGTGAAAGACAAGACGGCAGTATTACACTCACCTTCAACTGCGATGGCTCGCCCGTGTTCAGCTCCTCAAAATACTCCATCTGGCCCATCCTGTGTACCATCAATGAACTACCGTATGTGGAACGGTGCAAAAACGTTCTGTTGCACACTTTATGGTTTGGCAAAGGAAAACCACAAGTTCAGAGTTTTTTGACTCCGTTCATTAACGAGCTTCAGAAACTGTCTGCTGCAGGGTTCTGTTGGAAAGATGAGATCGGCTCGGAGCATCACACCACGGTAACAGTTAAAATATGCACATGTGATGCGATAGCAAGAGCAATGGTGCAGAACTTTGAGCCGTTCAACAAAGAATTTGGTTGTGGTTTTTGCTACCACAAAGGTGAGATGGTTATAAAGGGCAGGGGTTTTACCAGAGTTTACCCGATACAGATGGACGGCTGTGATCTGAGACACATGCCTGAAACGGTGCAACTTGCTGAGTTAGTGATGGGAAATAGTTATGACCAGAGTCAAATGGGGGTTAAAGGTCCAAGTCTCCTGTTTCTTTTGCCGTCATTTGACATCATCAAAGGCTTTGTTCCAGATTAcatgcactgtttttgtctggGCGTTGTCCGTCAGTTCGTCAATCTGTGGTTCGACCCGCTTTATGCCAGCAAGGACTTCCATTTGACAGATGAGCATTTAAACGACCTGGACAGAGCCTTGTGTGAGATCCAGCCACCAAATGAAATCAGCCGAAGTCCCAGGAGCCTCAGTGAGAGGATGCATTGGACAGCTTGTGAGTGGAGAGCATTTGCTCTCCTCTATTCTCCTGTAATACTGAGGAATGTTTTGCCAGCAGTGTACTACAAGCACTGGATGCTTCTTCCTTGTGCCCTTCACGTCCTCCTCTCCCACTTTGCCACTCAGGATGAGCTCAACTGTGCAGAGTTGTGTCTGGTTCAGTTTGTAGCACAGATACCGTCTCTCTATGGACTCGAGCATTGTTCGTACGACTGCCATGTGTTGACACATCTTACAGAAGGTGTCCGGAACTGGGGGCTTTTGTGGGCCAattcagtctttgtttttcaAGACATGAACAGCAGACTGTTGCAGATGTACTCTGGTACGCAGTCAATTTCATTACAGattttcaagaatttctttTCATATGAGAAAATAATAAGACAAGGAAGTGCTACCCTTCAGGACGCCAGCACAGAAATCAAAGACTTCTTCTGTTCCATGGCAAGTTGTGATCGTTTTACAAAGTCATTAAATTACATTGGAGAAGAGTTAGTGACTCTGGGAAGTGGCTCTCAGAGAGTTTTGACACCAAGAGAAATTGCAGCGTTGCAGAAGAATGAAACACTTTCGTGGTGCCAGCCACATTGTGACAGTGTAACTGAATATAAGCGTTGTGTTTATAAGAACATGCTGGTTACAAGTTTGGAGTGCAGTGgcacattaaaaagaaacaattcaGTAATAGAAACGAGCAGTTGCATTGCTGTGGTGGAGTCCTTGGTCGTTGTACCGAAACCCTGCAGCTGTGAAGGAAGGCCCGACTGCTCCTGCAGAGAACTGGTCTTTTTCTGCAAGCAGCTGCAGCGACTAACCAGACAGCCAACTATCCAGGACACACAGATCAACACAAACATCGCCAAATTCCTTGTAAAAGTGAGGAACTCAAATGAACTGTGTGCAATAACATGCCAGGACATTGTTTCCAAATGTTTCATGATTAACCACGTGGGTCAGTTATATGTCATGAGAATGCCTGTGTTTGAGACACATTAA
- the LOC113020298 gene encoding uncharacterized protein LOC113020298 isoform X1 → MPRKNELSEALRSQIVDLHKAGKGYKIIARTLDIHRNTVRDIVLKWKRFSTVATLPRSGRPRKTSAKTKISEVGNGSSEPKDRGEDLHHKKQRGKATAVSSKDETTEQDRDFSTTHKDGKIIHSDSSRTQAADEENMAGPSDIRGGSSAHKMSDNIICSDGNTDSYSSDEDEEDPIASHLSAGDPDHEMHQGTTNSASSDDETTEEDPTEQFFCEEKKIYAGSSVTMGALLLLLLAFIVKHGLSKAASRDLLHLLNLVVPGCVPKSLRFLKKHSTDYNGKTEIHFYCPRCTNYLGVDPGNECSVCQQSLSRKYLILKAYYFLVMPLEIQLRNLLARVHSKLGKHFTRDDSFSDVHTGNEYKSERQDGSITLTFNCDGSPVFSSSKYSIWPILCTINELPYVERCKNVLLHTLWFGKGKPQVQSFLTPFINELQKLSAAGFCWKDEIGSEHHTTVTVKICTCDAIARAMVQNFEPFNKEFGCGFCYHKGEMVIKGRGFTRVYPIQMDGCDLRHMPETVQLAELVMGNSYDQSQMGVKGPSLLFLLPSFDIIKGFVPDYMHCFCLGVVRQFVNLWFDPLYASKDFHLTDEHLNDLDRALCEIQPPNEISRSPRSLSERMHWTACEWRAFALLYSPVILRNVLPAVYYKHWMLLPCALHVLLSHFATQDELNCAELCLVQFVAQIPSLYGLEHCSYDCHVLTHLTEGVRNWGLLWANSVFVFQDMNSRLLQMYSGTQSISLQIFKNFFSYEKIIRQGSATLQDASTEIKDFFCSMASCDRFTKSLNYIGEELVTLGSGSQRVLTPREIAALQKNETLSWCQPHCDSVTEYKRCVYKNMLVTSLECSGTLKRNNSVIETSSCIAVVESLVVVPKPCSCEGRPDCSCRELVFFCKQLQRLTRQPTIQDTQINTNIAKFLVKVRNSNELCAITCQDIVSKCFMINHVGQLYVMRMPVFETH, encoded by the exons ATGCCTCGCAAAAACGAGCTTTCGGAAGCTTTACGATCGCaaattgttgatctgcacaaaGCTGGAAAAGGTTATAAAATAATCGCACGCACTTTGGATATTCATCGCAACACAGTTAGGGACATTGTGCTTAAATGGAAGCGATTCAGTACTGTGGCTACTCTGCCGAGAAGTGGGCGCCCTAGAAAGACGTCTGCAAAGACAAAGATCAGCGAG GTTGGTAATGGCTCTAGTGAGCcaaaagacagaggagaagaTTTGCATCACAAAAAG CAGCGAGGAAAGGCTACTGCTGTTTCATCTAAAGATGAGACTACAGAACAAGAC AGAGACTTTAGCACCACCCACAAGGATGGAAAGATCATACATTCCGACTCATCTCGTACTCAAGCAGCAGATGAAGAGAATATG GCTGGACCGTCAGATATCAGAGGAGGAAGTTCAGCCCATAAAATG AGCGATAACATCATCTGCAGTGATGGAAACACAGATTCTTACTCatctgatgaagatgaagaagaccCTATT GCCAGTCATCTGTCAGCTGGAGATCCGGACCATGAAATG CACCAAGGAACGACCAACTCTGCTTCATCTGATGATGAAACTACAGAAGAAGATCCGACA GAGCAGTTTTTCTGTGAAGAGAAGAAGATATATGCTGGTTCCTCAGTCACAATGGGagccctcctcctgctcctcctggcGTTCATTGTGAAGCACGGCTTGTCAAAAGCAGCATCCAGAGATCTCCTGCACCTCCTAAACTTGGTGGTACCCGGATGTGTTCCAAAGTCGCTTcgctttttaaaaaagcattcgACTGATTACAATGGAAAGACTGAGATTCACTTTTATTGCCCCAGGTGTACAAACTACCTTGGTGTGGATCCCGGTAATGAGTGTAGTGTGTGCCAGCAGAGCTTGAGCAGAAAATATCTGATCTTGAAGGCTTACTACTTCCTTGTAATGCCGCTCGAAATTCAGCTAAGAAACCTCCTTGCGCGCGTCCACTCAAAGCTTGGGAAGCATTTCACGAGGGATGATTCCTTTTCTGATGTCCACACTGGAAACGAATACAAGAGTGAAAGACAAGACGGCAGTATTACACTCACCTTCAACTGCGATGGCTCGCCCGTGTTCAGCTCCTCAAAATACTCCATCTGGCCCATCCTGTGTACCATCAATGAACTACCGTATGTGGAACGGTGCAAAAACGTTCTGTTGCACACTTTATGGTTTGGCAAAGGAAAACCACAAGTTCAGAGTTTTTTGACTCCGTTCATTAACGAGCTTCAGAAACTGTCTGCTGCAGGGTTCTGTTGGAAAGATGAGATCGGCTCGGAGCATCACACCACGGTAACAGTTAAAATATGCACATGTGATGCGATAGCAAGAGCAATGGTGCAGAACTTTGAGCCGTTCAACAAAGAATTTGGTTGTGGTTTTTGCTACCACAAAGGTGAGATGGTTATAAAGGGCAGGGGTTTTACCAGAGTTTACCCGATACAGATGGACGGCTGTGATCTGAGACACATGCCTGAAACGGTGCAACTTGCTGAGTTAGTGATGGGAAATAGTTATGACCAGAGTCAAATGGGGGTTAAAGGTCCAAGTCTCCTGTTTCTTTTGCCGTCATTTGACATCATCAAAGGCTTTGTTCCAGATTAcatgcactgtttttgtctggGCGTTGTCCGTCAGTTCGTCAATCTGTGGTTCGACCCGCTTTATGCCAGCAAGGACTTCCATTTGACAGATGAGCATTTAAACGACCTGGACAGAGCCTTGTGTGAGATCCAGCCACCAAATGAAATCAGCCGAAGTCCCAGGAGCCTCAGTGAGAGGATGCATTGGACAGCTTGTGAGTGGAGAGCATTTGCTCTCCTCTATTCTCCTGTAATACTGAGGAATGTTTTGCCAGCAGTGTACTACAAGCACTGGATGCTTCTTCCTTGTGCCCTTCACGTCCTCCTCTCCCACTTTGCCACTCAGGATGAGCTCAACTGTGCAGAGTTGTGTCTGGTTCAGTTTGTAGCACAGATACCGTCTCTCTATGGACTCGAGCATTGTTCGTACGACTGCCATGTGTTGACACATCTTACAGAAGGTGTCCGGAACTGGGGGCTTTTGTGGGCCAattcagtctttgtttttcaAGACATGAACAGCAGACTGTTGCAGATGTACTCTGGTACGCAGTCAATTTCATTACAGattttcaagaatttctttTCATATGAGAAAATAATAAGACAAGGAAGTGCTACCCTTCAGGACGCCAGCACAGAAATCAAAGACTTCTTCTGTTCCATGGCAAGTTGTGATCGTTTTACAAAGTCATTAAATTACATTGGAGAAGAGTTAGTGACTCTGGGAAGTGGCTCTCAGAGAGTTTTGACACCAAGAGAAATTGCAGCGTTGCAGAAGAATGAAACACTTTCGTGGTGCCAGCCACATTGTGACAGTGTAACTGAATATAAGCGTTGTGTTTATAAGAACATGCTGGTTACAAGTTTGGAGTGCAGTGgcacattaaaaagaaacaattcaGTAATAGAAACGAGCAGTTGCATTGCTGTGGTGGAGTCCTTGGTCGTTGTACCGAAACCCTGCAGCTGTGAAGGAAGGCCCGACTGCTCCTGCAGAGAACTGGTCTTTTTCTGCAAGCAGCTGCAGCGACTAACCAGACAGCCAACTATCCAGGACACACAGATCAACACAAACATCGCCAAATTCCTTGTAAAAGTGAGGAACTCAAATGAACTGTGTGCAATAACATGCCAGGACATTGTTTCCAAATGTTTCATGATTAACCACGTGGGTCAGTTATATGTCATGAGAATGCCTGTGTTTGAGACACATTAA
- the nucb1 gene encoding nucleobindin-1, whose protein sequence is MKWISGWLLLLSISVEVWSVPIDRNAAQQVPKEEVQEENMDTGLYYDRYLREVIEVLETDPHFREKLQTANTEDIKNGRLSKELDLVSHHVRTRLDELKRQEVSRLRMLLKAKLDSTNTQSLQMDHASLLKQFEHLDPHNQNTFEAKDLELLISTATKDLENYDAERHEEFKRYEMLKEHERREYLKSLDQEKREKEEKRMQELKEKHRQHPKVNAPGSVDQLREVWEETDGLDPQEFNPKTFFKLHDTNEDGVLDEQELEALFTKELEKVYDPKNEEDDMMEMEEERLRMREHVMKNVDANKDRLVSLEEFLKSTEKKEFSNPKEWETLENKPVYTEEELQRFEAELRDKEEELKRRAETLLQEQELLRERGKALEAQRREYQQAVLEMSQRQKEQQAVDGQPPAGPNGELQFQPQTQKPEDKEAKAPAEPEAEAQNNLPAEPPQNLPLHT, encoded by the exons ATGAAGTGGATATCTGGCTGGCTCCTGCTGCTGTCCATCTCTGTCGAGGTCTGGTCAGTGCCTATAGATCGCAATGCAGCCCAGCAGGTCCCTAAAGAGGAAGTGCAGGAAGAGAACATG GACACTGGCCTGTACTACGACCGGTACCTCAGAGAGGTGATTGAGGTTTTAGAGACAGACCCGCACTTCAGAGAGAAACTGCAGACAGCAAACACAGAGGACATTAAG AACGGGCGTCTCAGTAAAGAGCTGGACCTGGTCAGTCATCATGTCAGAACTCGCTTGGATGAGCTGAAGCGTCAGGAGGTTTCTCGTCTCAGGATGCTGCTAAAGGCCAAACTGGACAGCACCAACACACAGA GTCTTCAGATGGACCATGCCTCCCTTCTGAAGCAGTTTGAACATCTGGATCCGCACAATCAAAACACCTTTGAGGCCAAAGATCTCGAGCTTCTAATCTCAACG GCCACTAAGGACCTGGAGAACTACGACGCAGAGAGACACGAGGAGTTCAAGCGCTACGAGATGCTGAAGGAGCATGAGAGGCGGGAGTACCTGAAGAGCCTTGATcaggagaagagagaaaaggaggagaagagaaTGCAGGAGCTGAAGGAGAAACACCGCCAGCATCCTAAAGTTAACGCTCCG GGTAGCGTTGATCAGCTGCGGGAAGTTTGGGAGGAGACAGATGGACTGGATCCTCAGGAGTTCAATCCCAAGaccttttttaaactgcatg ATACAAATGAAGACGGTGTTTTGGATGAGCAGGAACTGGAGGCTCTCTTTACAAAGGAG CTGGAGAAGGTCTACGACCCAAAGAATGAGGAAGATGATATGATGGAGATGGAGGAAGAAAGGCTGAGGATGAGGGAGCATgtcatgaaaaat GTGGATGCAAACAAAGACCGGCTCGTCAGCCTGGAGGAATTCCTCAAGTCCACAGAGAAGAAAGAGTTCAGTAATCCCAAAGAGTGGGAG ACTCTGGAAAACAAGCCAGTGTATACAGAGGAAGAGCTCCAGCGATTTGAGGCTGAACTCAGGGACAAGGAGGAAGAGCTGAAGAGGAGGGCTGAGACTCTGCTTCAGGAGCAGGAGCTGCTGAGGGAGAGAGGCAAAGCCTTGGAGGCCCAGAGGAGAGAGTACCAGCAG gCTGTATTAGAAATGTCTCAGCGACAGAAAGAACAGCAGGCAGTGGATGGGCAGCCTCCTGCGGGTCCTAATGGAGAACTACAGTTTCAGCCACAGACACAGAAACCTGAAGATAAAG AGGCAAAAGCTCCAGCTGAGCCCGAAGCTGAAGCCCAAAATAATCTGCCTGCAGAACCCCCACAGAATCTGCCTTTGCACACCTAA